The Paenibacillus yonginensis genome segment TAATCCGCAAATACGCGAATCCCAGGTGACCCGAAGATTCACGCGCTGTCAGGGACATTTCCGCCGCCAGAGCCTCGCATTTGCTGACTTCCGCCAGCAGCGGCCGCCAGTAATGCTGGACCGTCTTATCCAGCAAAGGCGTAAAGAAGGTGAACAGCTGCATTTTCAGCAAAGCGGATTCTTTCACATAATCCTCTGCGCTGAGAAGCAGATCTTTCATCCTCGTGTAGAAACGGGCCTTCAAACGATTCACTTCGCAAACCGCCGAGGAAAGCAGGGAAATATGCTGGATTTGGTTGGTTTTGGCCAGCAGCTGATAGAACAGGCTGCTGAAATAATCGCCGGCCAGCACTTTCAGCTGGCGGGAGCGCATCAGCCGCTCCTCCTTGCGAACCGGCTCCGGATCAATCAGATCGTGCGTATCCAAACCCAGCTGCAGTAGATAAACGGCAAGCGCGCATACCTCCAGGTCGCTTTCGTTGTCCGGCTGCTCATGCTTAAGAAAAGTGTATAACAAACGGACGCGGGAATCCGGAAAATCCGCCAGCTCCGTATGGGTGGAGATCATGTCATAATCGACATATTTTTTTGCCAAGTCAGGTACACGATACAATTTCATGTTTTGCCTCCGAGCCGAACTAGTATGACATTAACGGTTTGCCACAATGTTGTATATTATATCACAATTTAATACCCCGCGCACGACTGGCGGCTTGCGTTTTTGGGCCATCCGAACTAAATGTCGGACTGGGGATAAGCTTTTTTCCACAACGCGGTTTCCACAATGCGGAGTCTTGCTTTCAGGTTCTCGCCAAGCGGCGCATTTCCGGCCGTTTTAAGCCCCTCCAGCAGTTGGCCCGTATCGCCGGACAAATCCGACCTGTCCATCTCCGAGGCCAGAAGCAGATGTTGTCTGCCCGTCCAGGCATCCTCGGCGACAAGTCTTAACCTGAGCTGGTTAATATTGTGGCTTCTAAGCAAGGCCAGGCTGCCCAGCTCGGCCATGTCTTCATAAACCGGTCCCGTTCCCGAAGCGCTGCTCCGCACCTTTAAATCAACCGTCAGGGTCGTCCCCCTCAAATCGGCCCGAACGATTCTGGCATGCAGCGGCAGAGCCGACAGCAAATCAACCAGGTTAACATCTGTAACCTGCAAGGCAGGTTCTTCGGTAATCCCCTGTCCTGCAGCCATGCGCAGCTGTGTATTTTCCGTTTGTTCAAGAAGCCTTGCAGACAGAATGACCACAAATAAAGCCGACACGGCGAGTATTGCGGCTATTTTCCATTTCATCAAGAGGCATTCCCTTCTTTCTTACCCGAAAGCGGGTACGTTATAGCAGGGGTATACCTCATTTTACAACGAAAAAAAGCAGGCTATGCCTGCAGCTTGTT includes the following:
- a CDS encoding heptaprenyl diphosphate synthase component 1 — its product is MKLYRVPDLAKKYVDYDMISTHTELADFPDSRVRLLYTFLKHEQPDNESDLEVCALAVYLLQLGLDTHDLIDPEPVRKEERLMRSRQLKVLAGDYFSSLFYQLLAKTNQIQHISLLSSAVCEVNRLKARFYTRMKDLLLSAEDYVKESALLKMQLFTFFTPLLDKTVQHYWRPLLAEVSKCEALAAEMSLTARESSGHLGFAYLRIMESGSTEDKAMLSRSKLSTRDWSSLLLKYKVMEQLADKLHQSVEQVQQLLKENTDERFCKELAGIAEPFKALLGKPNTAWNEG